Proteins from a genomic interval of Medicago truncatula cultivar Jemalong A17 chromosome 3, MtrunA17r5.0-ANR, whole genome shotgun sequence:
- the LOC11424395 gene encoding purine permease 3, with amino-acid sequence MEEGKEQQVAKKKMNKFLLIVNCLILALGNSGGPLIMRLYFIHGGQRVWLSACLETAGFPLMLIPLTISYIQRFRHRHKPLPSNTISIASEKQNIISMKPPIFFAAAFVGILTGLDDYLYAYGVARLPVSTSSLIIASQLGFTAFFAFLLVKQKFTAFTVNAVFLLTVGAGVLAMHTSSDRPAGVSAKQYAIGFSTTVAASALYGFVLPAVELVYKKIKQPITYSLVMEFQFVMCMFATIFCTIGMIINNDFKMIPREARNFGLGESIYYVVLVLNAIMWQAFFLGAIGVVFCASSLLSGILIAVLLPLTEVLAVVFYKEKFQAEKGVSLVLSLWGFVSYFYGEIKHAKAEKKKRSLEIEMGQTIEGLPAP; translated from the exons atggaagaaggaaaagaacaacaagttgcaaagaaaaaaatgaataaattccTTCTGATAGTAAATTGTCTGATATTAGCCCTAGGTAACTCCGGTGGTCCCCTAATAATGCGTCTCTATTTCATCCACGGCGGCCAACGTGTCTGGCTCTCCGCCTGCCTGGAAACTGCCGGTTTCCCCTTGATGCTCATTCCCCTCACAATCTCATACATCCAACGTTTCCGTCACCGCCACAAACCTTTACCATCCAACACCATCTCCATCGCctcagaaaaacaaaatataatctcCATGAAACCACCTATTTTCTTTGCAGCCGCCTTTGTCGGAATCCTCACCGGTCTTGACGATTATCTCTACGCATATGGCGTTGCTCGGCTTCCGGTTTCCACTTCTTCCTTAATTATAGCATCTCAGCTTGGTTTCACCGCGTTTTTCGCTTTTCTTCTTGTGAAACAGAAATTTACAGCATTTACCGTAAACGCCGTTTTTTTGCTTACTGTTGGTGCTGGTGTTTTGGCTATGCATACGAGTAGTGATCGTCCTGCTGGTGTTTCTGCAAAACAATATGCGATTGGTTTTTCAACCACGGTTGCTGCATCTGCATTGTATGGATTTGTTTTGCCTGCGGTTGAGTTGGTTTATAAGAAGATTAAACAACCCATCACTTATTCTCTTGTTATGGAATTTCAGTTCGTTATGTGCATGTTTGCCACTATCTTCTGTACCATAGGCATGATTATAAACAATGACTTTAAG ATGATTCCAAGGGAAGCCAGAAATTTTGGGCTAGGAGAAAGCATTTACTATGTTGTGTTGGTTCTTAATGCGATAATGTGGCAAGCGTTTTTCTTGGGAGCTATTGGAGTTGTTTTTTGTGCCTCATCGTTGTTGTCGGGTATTTTGATTGCTGTGTTGTTACCACTAACGGAAGTGTTGGCAGTTGTTTTCTACAAAGAAAAATTTCAAGCAGAAAAAGGGGTGTCACTTGTACTTTCTCTTTGGGGGTTTGTGTCCTATTTCTATGGAGAGATCAAACATGCCAAAGCAGAAAAGAAGAAACGTAGTTTAGAAATAGAGATGGGTCAAACTATAGAGGGGCTACCTGCTCCGTGA
- the LOC11423204 gene encoding purine permease 3 → MEDGKKQVAEKKMKRFLLVVNCLILSLGTCSAPLIMRLYFIHGGQRVWLSAFLQTAGFPLMLIPLAISYIKRHRLHHHPPPLTTISIAPEKLNIISMKPPIFFAAAFIGILTGLDDYLFAYGVARLPVSTSALIIASQLGFTAFFAFLIVKEKFTAFTVNAVVLLTVGAGVLAMHTSSDRPAGVSAKQYWISFSTTVAASALYGFILPSVELVYKKIKQPVTYSFVMEFQFVTCMFATLFCAIGMIANNDFKVIPKEARNFGLGESTYYVVLVVSAIMWQAFFLGAIGVIFCASSLLSGILIAVLLPLTEVLAVVFYKEKFQAEKGVSLVLSLWGFVSYFYGEIKHAKAEKKKCSLEIKMGQTLEGLPAP, encoded by the exons ATGGAAGATGGTAAAAAACAAGTTgcagagaaaaaaatgaagagattcCTTCTCGTAGTAAATTGTCTCATATTATCCCTAGGTACCTGCAGTGCTCCCCTCATAATGCGTCTCTATTTCATCCACGGCGGCCAACGTGTCTGGCTCTCCGCCTTCCTCCAAACCGCCGGTTTCCCCTTGATGCTCATTCCCCTCGCAATCTCATACATCAAACGCCACCGTCTCCACCACCATCCTCCACCATTGACAACCATCTCCATCGCCCCAGAAAAACTAAATATAATCTCCATGAAACCTCCTATTTTCTTCGCAGCTGCCTTCATCGGAATCCTCACCGGCCTTGACGACTATCTCTTCGCATATGGCGTTGCTCGGCTTCCAGTTTCCACTTCTGCCTTAATAATAGCATCTCAGCTTGGTTTCACTGCGTTTTTCGCTTTTCTTATTGTGAAAGAGAAATTTACAGCTTTTACTGTAAACGCCGTTGTTTTGCTTACGGTTGGAGCTGGTGTTTTGGCTATGCATACGAGTAGTGATCGTCCTGCTGGTGTTTCTGCAAAACAATATTGGATTAGTTTTTCAACCACGGTTGCTGCTTCTGCATTGTATGGATTTATTTTGCCTTCGGTTGAGTTGGTTTATAAGAAGATTAAACAACCCGTCACTTATTCTTTTGTTATGGAATTTCAGTTCGTTACGTGCATGTTTGCCACTCTCTTCTGTGCCATAGGCATGATTGCAAACAATGACTTTAAG GTCATTCCAAAGGAAGCAAGAAATTTTGGGCTTGGAGAAAGCACTTACTATGTTGTGTTGGTTGTTAGTGCGATAATGTGGCAAGCGTTTTTCTTGGGAGCTATTGGAGTTATTTTTTGTGCCTCGTCGTTATTGTCGGGTATTTTGATTGCTGTGTTGTTACCACTAACGGAAGTGTTGGCAGTTGTTTTCTACAAAGAAAAATTTCAAGCAGAAAAAGGGGTGTCACTTGTACTTTCTCTTTGGGGGTTTGTGTCCTATTTCTATGGAGAGATCAAACATGCCAAAGCAGAAAAGAAGAAATGTAGTTTAGAAATAAAGATGGGTCAAACTCTTGAAGGGCTACCTGCTCCGTGA
- the LOC25489901 gene encoding pentatricopeptide repeat-containing protein At5g27460 isoform X2 encodes MANHSLTAVIQRSISFFLGARTLYTRADSRASAFSDKHNLKSLIARFKPSTQTPLPVLQNWVDQGNKLSSSELRCISRRLIKSKRYNHAFELFNCMENQQKFRIKPADHALKLELIAKNCGLMEAEEYFMRIPDSAGKKAAYLPLLRGYVGDRDTSKAETFMEKLYELGLVVNAHPYNEMMKLYLATCEYWKVPLVIQQMKRNKVPLNVLSYNLWMSACDEGERYGVAAVETVFREMQNDEIVEMGWSSLATLANVYMKAGQSEKAILVLKNAEEKLSTCNRLGYFFIITLYASLKQKEGVLRLWEASKAVGGRISCANYICILTSLVKLGDIAQAKRIFREWESNCQKYDIRVSNVLLGAYVRNGLIKEAESLHLHTLQKGGCPNYKTWEILIEGYVNWQKMDEAIIAMKRALAMLKDCHWRPPQRIVLAIAEYLEKCGNFEYANEYITDIHNLGLGSLSLYKILLRMHLSAQEPPFHVLKMINKDKMEMDSETVSILKAFTGLKCLEVKQ; translated from the exons ATGGCGAACCACTCTCTCACCGCCGTGATACAACG CAGCATCAGTTTCTTTTTGGGCGCACGAACTCTCTACACCCGCGCAGATTCTCGCGCTTCTGCATTTTCAGATAAACACAATCTTAAGAGTTTAATTGCGCGATTCAAACCTTCAACGCAAACTCCATTGCCAGTGCTTCAAAATTGGGTCGATCAAGGTAACAAGCTTTCATCATCGGAACTGAGATGCATCTCCAGAAGGCTCATCAAATCCAAACGCTACAATCACGCATTCGAG TTATTCAACTGCAtggaaaaccaacaaaaattCCGCATAAAACCAGCTGATCATGCTCTGAAGTTGGAGTTAATCGCTAAAAACTGTGGGCTAATGGAAGCTGAAGAATATTTTATGCGTATACCTGACTCAGCTGGAAAGAAAGCCGCCTATCTCCCACTTCTACGTGGCTATGTAGGAGACAGGGACACCAGTAAAGCTGAGACCTTCATGGAGAAGCTCTATGAACTGGGGCTGGTGGTAAACGCTCACCCTTATAATGAAATGATGAAACTATATCTTGCCACATGTGAGTACTGGAAGGTACCCCTAGTTATCCAACAAATGAAACGAAATAAAGTACCCTTGAATGTTCTGTCTTACAACCTTTGGATGAGTGCTTGTGATGAGGGAGAGCGATATGGGGTTGCAGCAGTGGAAACAGTTTTTAGAGAAATGCAAAATGATGAGATTGTTGAAATGGGATGGAGCAGTCTTGCTACTTTAGCCAATGTGTATATGAAAGCAGGACAATCTGAGAAAGCCATTCTGGTTCTCAAAAATGCTGAAGAGAAACTATCTACATGTAATCGTCTTGGTTACTTCTTCATCATAACACTATACGCCTCTTTGAAGCAAAAGGAGGGAGTCTTGCGGCTGTGGGAAGCCAGTAAGGCAGTTGGTGGAAGAATCAGTTGTGCCAACTACATTTGCATACTAACAAGCTTGGTGAAGCTTGGGGACATAGCACAAGCCAAAAGAATCTTCAGAGAATGGGAATCTAATTGTCAAAAATATGATATCAGAGTCTCTAATGTTCTTTTAGGAGCATATGTGCGGAATGGATTAATCAAAGAAGCTGAATCATTGCATCTCCACACCCTGCAGAAGGGTGGCTGTCCAAACTACAAGACGTGGGAAATTCTCATTGAAGGATATGTCAATTGGCAAAAGATGGATGAGGCTATTATTGCCATGAAAAGAGCTTTGGCTATGTTGAAAGACTGCCATTGGAGGCCGCCACAAAGAATTGTATTAGCCATAGCTGAATATTTGGAGAAATGTGGGAATTTTGAGTATGCAAATGAGTACATCACAGATATTCATAATTTAGGTCTTGGAAGTTTATCATTGTATAAAATATTGCTTAGAATGCACCTTTCTGCTCAAGAACCACCTTTCCATGTCCTTAAAATGATCAATAAAGACAAAATGGAGATGGATAGTGAGACAGTTTCCATTCTTAAAGCCTTCACTGG GCTGAAGTGTTTGGAGGTGAAGCAATAA
- the LOC25489901 gene encoding pentatricopeptide repeat-containing protein At5g27460 isoform X3, producing the protein MANHSLTAVIQRISFFLGARTLYTRADSRASAFSDKHNLKSLIARFKPSTQTPLPVLQNWVDQGNKLSSSELRCISRRLIKSKRYNHAFELFNCMENQQKFRIKPADHALKLELIAKNCGLMEAEEYFMRIPDSAGKKAAYLPLLRGYVGDRDTSKAETFMEKLYELGLVVNAHPYNEMMKLYLATCEYWKVPLVIQQMKRNKVPLNVLSYNLWMSACDEGERYGVAAVETVFREMQNDEIVEMGWSSLATLANVYMKAGQSEKAILVLKNAEEKLSTCNRLGYFFIITLYASLKQKEGVLRLWEASKAVGGRISCANYICILTSLVKLGDIAQAKRIFREWESNCQKYDIRVSNVLLGAYVRNGLIKEAESLHLHTLQKGGCPNYKTWEILIEGYVNWQKMDEAIIAMKRALAMLKDCHWRPPQRIVLAIAEYLEKCGNFEYANEYITDIHNLGLGSLSLYKILLRMHLSAQEPPFHVLKMINKDKMEMDSETVSILKAFTGLKCLEVKQ; encoded by the exons ATGGCGAACCACTCTCTCACCGCCGTGATACAACG CATCAGTTTCTTTTTGGGCGCACGAACTCTCTACACCCGCGCAGATTCTCGCGCTTCTGCATTTTCAGATAAACACAATCTTAAGAGTTTAATTGCGCGATTCAAACCTTCAACGCAAACTCCATTGCCAGTGCTTCAAAATTGGGTCGATCAAGGTAACAAGCTTTCATCATCGGAACTGAGATGCATCTCCAGAAGGCTCATCAAATCCAAACGCTACAATCACGCATTCGAG TTATTCAACTGCAtggaaaaccaacaaaaattCCGCATAAAACCAGCTGATCATGCTCTGAAGTTGGAGTTAATCGCTAAAAACTGTGGGCTAATGGAAGCTGAAGAATATTTTATGCGTATACCTGACTCAGCTGGAAAGAAAGCCGCCTATCTCCCACTTCTACGTGGCTATGTAGGAGACAGGGACACCAGTAAAGCTGAGACCTTCATGGAGAAGCTCTATGAACTGGGGCTGGTGGTAAACGCTCACCCTTATAATGAAATGATGAAACTATATCTTGCCACATGTGAGTACTGGAAGGTACCCCTAGTTATCCAACAAATGAAACGAAATAAAGTACCCTTGAATGTTCTGTCTTACAACCTTTGGATGAGTGCTTGTGATGAGGGAGAGCGATATGGGGTTGCAGCAGTGGAAACAGTTTTTAGAGAAATGCAAAATGATGAGATTGTTGAAATGGGATGGAGCAGTCTTGCTACTTTAGCCAATGTGTATATGAAAGCAGGACAATCTGAGAAAGCCATTCTGGTTCTCAAAAATGCTGAAGAGAAACTATCTACATGTAATCGTCTTGGTTACTTCTTCATCATAACACTATACGCCTCTTTGAAGCAAAAGGAGGGAGTCTTGCGGCTGTGGGAAGCCAGTAAGGCAGTTGGTGGAAGAATCAGTTGTGCCAACTACATTTGCATACTAACAAGCTTGGTGAAGCTTGGGGACATAGCACAAGCCAAAAGAATCTTCAGAGAATGGGAATCTAATTGTCAAAAATATGATATCAGAGTCTCTAATGTTCTTTTAGGAGCATATGTGCGGAATGGATTAATCAAAGAAGCTGAATCATTGCATCTCCACACCCTGCAGAAGGGTGGCTGTCCAAACTACAAGACGTGGGAAATTCTCATTGAAGGATATGTCAATTGGCAAAAGATGGATGAGGCTATTATTGCCATGAAAAGAGCTTTGGCTATGTTGAAAGACTGCCATTGGAGGCCGCCACAAAGAATTGTATTAGCCATAGCTGAATATTTGGAGAAATGTGGGAATTTTGAGTATGCAAATGAGTACATCACAGATATTCATAATTTAGGTCTTGGAAGTTTATCATTGTATAAAATATTGCTTAGAATGCACCTTTCTGCTCAAGAACCACCTTTCCATGTCCTTAAAATGATCAATAAAGACAAAATGGAGATGGATAGTGAGACAGTTTCCATTCTTAAAGCCTTCACTGG GCTGAAGTGTTTGGAGGTGAAGCAATAA
- the LOC25489901 gene encoding pentatricopeptide repeat-containing protein At5g27460 isoform X1 translates to MANHSLTAVIQRYATLNLSLIFLLSSSSHYETFRSSISFFLGARTLYTRADSRASAFSDKHNLKSLIARFKPSTQTPLPVLQNWVDQGNKLSSSELRCISRRLIKSKRYNHAFELFNCMENQQKFRIKPADHALKLELIAKNCGLMEAEEYFMRIPDSAGKKAAYLPLLRGYVGDRDTSKAETFMEKLYELGLVVNAHPYNEMMKLYLATCEYWKVPLVIQQMKRNKVPLNVLSYNLWMSACDEGERYGVAAVETVFREMQNDEIVEMGWSSLATLANVYMKAGQSEKAILVLKNAEEKLSTCNRLGYFFIITLYASLKQKEGVLRLWEASKAVGGRISCANYICILTSLVKLGDIAQAKRIFREWESNCQKYDIRVSNVLLGAYVRNGLIKEAESLHLHTLQKGGCPNYKTWEILIEGYVNWQKMDEAIIAMKRALAMLKDCHWRPPQRIVLAIAEYLEKCGNFEYANEYITDIHNLGLGSLSLYKILLRMHLSAQEPPFHVLKMINKDKMEMDSETVSILKAFTGLKCLEVKQ, encoded by the exons ATGGCGAACCACTCTCTCACCGCCGTGATACAACGGTACGCCACCCTGAATCTTTCTCTAATATTTCTTCTCTCTTCGTCTTCTCATTACGAAACATTTCGCAGCAGCATCAGTTTCTTTTTGGGCGCACGAACTCTCTACACCCGCGCAGATTCTCGCGCTTCTGCATTTTCAGATAAACACAATCTTAAGAGTTTAATTGCGCGATTCAAACCTTCAACGCAAACTCCATTGCCAGTGCTTCAAAATTGGGTCGATCAAGGTAACAAGCTTTCATCATCGGAACTGAGATGCATCTCCAGAAGGCTCATCAAATCCAAACGCTACAATCACGCATTCGAG TTATTCAACTGCAtggaaaaccaacaaaaattCCGCATAAAACCAGCTGATCATGCTCTGAAGTTGGAGTTAATCGCTAAAAACTGTGGGCTAATGGAAGCTGAAGAATATTTTATGCGTATACCTGACTCAGCTGGAAAGAAAGCCGCCTATCTCCCACTTCTACGTGGCTATGTAGGAGACAGGGACACCAGTAAAGCTGAGACCTTCATGGAGAAGCTCTATGAACTGGGGCTGGTGGTAAACGCTCACCCTTATAATGAAATGATGAAACTATATCTTGCCACATGTGAGTACTGGAAGGTACCCCTAGTTATCCAACAAATGAAACGAAATAAAGTACCCTTGAATGTTCTGTCTTACAACCTTTGGATGAGTGCTTGTGATGAGGGAGAGCGATATGGGGTTGCAGCAGTGGAAACAGTTTTTAGAGAAATGCAAAATGATGAGATTGTTGAAATGGGATGGAGCAGTCTTGCTACTTTAGCCAATGTGTATATGAAAGCAGGACAATCTGAGAAAGCCATTCTGGTTCTCAAAAATGCTGAAGAGAAACTATCTACATGTAATCGTCTTGGTTACTTCTTCATCATAACACTATACGCCTCTTTGAAGCAAAAGGAGGGAGTCTTGCGGCTGTGGGAAGCCAGTAAGGCAGTTGGTGGAAGAATCAGTTGTGCCAACTACATTTGCATACTAACAAGCTTGGTGAAGCTTGGGGACATAGCACAAGCCAAAAGAATCTTCAGAGAATGGGAATCTAATTGTCAAAAATATGATATCAGAGTCTCTAATGTTCTTTTAGGAGCATATGTGCGGAATGGATTAATCAAAGAAGCTGAATCATTGCATCTCCACACCCTGCAGAAGGGTGGCTGTCCAAACTACAAGACGTGGGAAATTCTCATTGAAGGATATGTCAATTGGCAAAAGATGGATGAGGCTATTATTGCCATGAAAAGAGCTTTGGCTATGTTGAAAGACTGCCATTGGAGGCCGCCACAAAGAATTGTATTAGCCATAGCTGAATATTTGGAGAAATGTGGGAATTTTGAGTATGCAAATGAGTACATCACAGATATTCATAATTTAGGTCTTGGAAGTTTATCATTGTATAAAATATTGCTTAGAATGCACCTTTCTGCTCAAGAACCACCTTTCCATGTCCTTAAAATGATCAATAAAGACAAAATGGAGATGGATAGTGAGACAGTTTCCATTCTTAAAGCCTTCACTGG GCTGAAGTGTTTGGAGGTGAAGCAATAA
- the LOC25489902 gene encoding glutathione transferase GST 23 — MAEDSLTILGFWGSPFVLRVKWALELKGVQYQYVEEDFKNKSDMLLQYNPVYKKVPVLVHDGKSISESLVILEYIDEIWKQNPLLPHDPYERAKARFWAKFADEKCVPAFIATFSKIGEEQQEAAQEARENLKILESGLEGRRYFGGENIGFADIAVGFFGRWVRVVEETVGINLIDTESMAKLSTYFDDFLELPVIKECTPSHDKLLEHNKAFHKVLTSSST, encoded by the exons ATGGCAGAAGACTCACTCACGATACTAGGGTTCTGGGGTAGTCCATTTGTCCTGAGGGTCAAGTGGGCTCTTGAACTAAAAGGGGTTCAATACCAATATGTTGAAGAAGATTTTAAGAACAAGAGTGATATGCTCTTGCAGTATAATCCTGTTTACAAGAAGGTACCTGTTCTTGTGCATGACGGTAAGTCCATATCAGAATCACTAGTGATTCTAGAATATATTGATGAGATCTGGAAGCAAAATCCTCTTCTTCCACATGATCCCTATGAGAGGGCCAAGGCGCGATTCTGGGCTAAATTCGCTGATGAAAAG TGTGTGCCAGCATTTATAGCTACCTTTTCCAAAATAGGAGAGGAACAACAGGAGGCAGCACAAGAAGCTCGTGAGAATTTGAAGATCCTTGAAAGTGGACTTGAGGGAAGGCGCTACTTTGGAGGTGAAAATATAGGCTTTGCTGATATTGCTGTTGGGTTTTTTGGACGCTGGGTTCGAGTGGTAGAAGAAACTGTAGGCATAAACCTAATTGATACAGAGTCCATGGCCAAACTTAGTACTTACTTCGATGACTTTCTTGAGCTTCCTGTTATCAAAGAATGCACGCCGTCTCATGATAAGTTGCTTGAGCACAACAAGGCCTTCCACAAGGTCTTGACATCTTCATCAACTTGA
- the LOC25489903 gene encoding serine/threonine-protein kinase PEPKR2 — MRKKRKGSETDASTDLGVVNLDLDHAGSVGSSNLKSHYSLEDCCRLKKRCKEDADIHIEFEGSFKSRLAGIATAPPFGTSSLITPTRGLKRKIGCIDVATQMGRKKKIDDDYVTGEAIGQGKFGSVYLCRSRGSGAESACKTLKKGEETVHREVEIMQHLSGHSGVVTLQAVYEEAECFHLVMELCSGGRLIDQMLKEGPFSEQRAANTLKEVMLVIKYCHDMGVVHRDIKPENILLTKLGKLKLADFGLAMRISEGQNLTGLAGSPAYVAPEVLSGKYSEKVDIWSAGVLMHALLVGSLPFKGDSLEAVFEAIKTVKLDFQAGMWESISKPARDLIGRMLTRDTSARISADEVLRHPWILFYTAQSMKMLPIKIKLKNQTGAASRQLVASPEPRLGRNMIDNGSVSELPSSESCYSDDQDECALIDALATAISHVRISEPKRTRLCSPTGPIVQQGSSNMKANNLCKAF, encoded by the exons atgaggaagaaaagaaaaggaagtgAAACTGATGCATCTACGGATCTGGGTGTTgttaatttggatttggatcaCGCTGGTTCTGTTGGATCGTCCAATTTGAAGTCTCATTACTCGTTAGAAGATTGTTGTAGGTTGAAGAAACGATGTAAAGAAGATGCTGACATTCACATTGAATTTGAAGGTTCTTTTAAAAGTAGGCTTGCTGGCATTGCTACTGCACCGCCTTTTGGGACGTCGTCTTTGATTACACCGACTAGAGGACTTAAAAGGAAGATTGGTTGTATTGATGTTGCTACTCAGATGGGTAGGAAGAAGAagattgatgatgattatgttactGGTGAAGCCATCGGCCAAGGGAAATTTGGATCGGTTTATTTGTGTAGGTCTAGGGGTAGTGGAGCGGAGTCTGCTTGTAAGACTTTGAAAAAGGGGGAGGAGACCGTTCATCGAGAGGTTGAGATAATGCAACATTTGTCTGGGCATTCTGGGGTTGTGACGTTGCAGGCGGTTTATGAAGAAGCTGAATGCTTTCATCTTGTGATGGAATTGTGCTCCGGGGGACGGTTGATTGATCAAATGCTTAAGGAGGGTCCGTTTTCGGAGCAGCGGGCTGCGAACACACTCAAGGAAGTGATGTTGGTCATCAAGTACTGTCATGATATGGGAGTTGTGCATAGAGATATCAAACCTGAGAATATTCTGCTCACAAAATTGGGAAAATTAAAGCTTGCAGATTTTGGACTCGCCATGAGAATTTCCGAAG GTCAAAACTTGACGGGATTGGCTGGAAGCCCTGCATATGTTGCCCCTGAAGTATTGTCGGGCAAATACTCTGAGAAGGTTGATATATGGAGTGCTGGAGTGCTCATGCATGCTCTGTTGGTTGGCTCCCTTCCATTTAAGGGAGATTCATTGGAAGCTGTTTTTGAGGCTATTAAGACCGTCAAATTAGATTTCCAAGCAGGGATGTGGGAATCAATATCTAAACCTGCAAGAGATCTTATAGGGAGAATGCTGACAAGGGATACTTCGGCCAGGATATCAGCTGATGAAGTACTTA GGCATCCATGGATTTTGTTCTACACCGCCCAATCAATGAAGATGCTGcccatcaaaataaaattgaagaatcaAACTGGTGCCGCAAGCAGACAGCTCGTTGCCTCACCGGAACCTAGGTTAGGAAGAAACATGATAGATAATGGCTCAGTTAGCGAGCTTCCATCATCTGAAAGTTGCTATTCCGACGATCAGGATGAATGTGCGTTGATTGATGCACTTGCCACTGCAATTTCACATGTGAGGATATCTGAACCAAAGAGGACCAGATTGTGTAGTCCTACTGGCCCCATAGTTCAGCAAGGTTCATCTAACATGAAGGCTAACAACCTCTGTAAAGCGTTTTGA